A genomic window from Lotus japonicus ecotype B-129 chromosome 1, LjGifu_v1.2 includes:
- the LOC130733176 gene encoding F-box/kelch-repeat protein At3g06240-like, with protein sequence MNSATIAISWNRSPSTQHVWFSEKSLCLWRQTLSSVAMKRRRGKRVADKVDDEPESQQLGASFADLPTHITTDILLRLPVKSILICKSVCTSWKALISDPHFAKSHFEHGPTGFTIRTRHWDGDSRILHLIESEPEIFENDDYGQFCYCKQDFIKPECNCHLKLERKLKLPLHGAKLVLDKRDVNGKRGRQRNHISCKPEIDRFDVVNSCNGLLCLSDRDSDYIVVCNPVTGEFIRLPEATTRIVKTRDMWLHEIYMGFGFQPKTNEYKVVRILKRFWGWQEKRNVVVEIHTLGASRWRNVGVDLDPRYLTFPRFPTCVSGALHWFMKLSILCFNFESERFQSFPSPPILFKEHSMGNITMGELKGSLYICDSSSSSHGHTRIKMWIMKKYGFGESWTKVLNIDTIRTDRWPYGQYFPVKYFKNDAAILMFHSCYTLRHRFIYYEPEKNKFKKFKVLGIGTQSTFEVIPHIHNLISLKDAVNSDNIKVMNVHARSAELKLREESEVIFLAKVKERLVNLHISSDDEE encoded by the exons atgaatagtGCCACAATTGCAATTTCATGGAACCGTTCACCATCAACACAACACGTTTGGTTTTCTGAGAAATCTTTGTGCTTGTGGCGTCAAACTCTCTCAAG TGTGGCCATGAAAAGAAGAAGGGGCAAAAGGGTAGCAGACAAAGTTGATGATGAGCCAGAAAGTCAACAACTTGGGGCTTCTTTTGCTGATCTTCCAACCCACATTACTACTGACATTCTACTAAGACTTCCTGTTAAGTCTATTCTCATTTGTAAATCTGTTTGCACAAGTTGGAAAGCTCTAATCTCAGACCCGCATTTTGCAAAATCGCACTTTGAACATGGCCCAACGGGTTTCACGATTCGGACAAGGCATTGGGATGGAGATTCAAGAATCCTACACCTTATAGAGTCTGAGCCTGAAATTTTTGAAAATGATGATTATGGCCAATTCTGTTACTGTAAGCAGGACTTTATCAAACCCGAATGCAACTGTCACCTGAAGCTTGAGCGCAAACTCAAGCTTCCTCTTCATGGTGCCAAACTAGTTTTGGACAAAAGAGATGTGAACGGGAAAAGGGGAAGACAAAGGAATCATATTTCTTGCAAGCCAGAAATTGATAGGTTTGATGTGGTGAATTCTTGTAATGGCTTGCTTTGCTTGTCTGATAGGGACAGTGACTATATCGTTGTCTGTAACCCCGTTACAGGTGAGTTCATTAGACTTCCAGAAGCTACTACTAGAATTGTTAAAACTCGTGATATGTGGCTCCATGAAATATACATGGGCTTTGGTTTCCAACCCAAAACTAATGAATATAAGGTGGTAAGAATATTGAAGAGATTCTGGGGGTGGCAGGAGAAGCGTAATGTGGTTGTTGAAATTCACACACTAGGAGCATCAAGATGGAGGAATGTTGGAGTTGATCTTGATCCTAGGTATTTGACTTTTCCTAGGTTTCCTACTTGTGTGAGTGGGGCACTTCATTGGTTCATGAAATTGTCAATATTGTGTTTCAACTTTGAAAGCGAGAGGTTCCAGTCCTTCCCTTCTCCTCCTATTCTATTTAAAGAGCATAGTATGGGCAATATCACCATGGGAGAATTAAAAGGCTCTCTTTACATATGTGATTCATCTTCGTCATCTCATGGGCATACTCGTATCAAAATGTGGATTATGAAGAAATATGGTTTTGGAGAATCATGGACAAAGGTTCTCAACATTGATACTATAAGGACAGATCGTTGGCCTTATGGTCAGTATTTTCCAGTAAAATACTTTAAGAATGATGCTGCTATATTGATGTTTCATTCTTGTTATACTCTTCGGCATCGCTTCATCTACTATGAACCTGAAAAGaataaattcaaaaaatttaagGTTCTTGGGATTGGGACTCAATCAACATTTGAGGTTATTCCTCATATTCACAATCTCATCTCATTGAAGGATGCTGTGAATAGTGACAATATCAAGGTGATGAATGTCCACGCAAG GTCTGCAGAGTTAAAATTGCGCGAAGAAAGTGAAGTCATTTTCTTGGCTAAAGTGAAGGAGAGATTGGTAAATTTGCATATATCATCTGACGATGAAGAGTAG
- the LOC130747971 gene encoding uncharacterized protein LOC130747971 codes for MDLGKISIPSGGVIRDHHDRWVIGCYSRVDGGNAFKAEALALRGVLQLAWDKGFRQVICDVDCVDLVKIVVDPEAVQLHTEFLVLYSIRQLISMEWDVKLNDVHRDSNAIADYLAWRGAATGLWVRLRIRFGC; via the coding sequence ATGGATTTGGGCAAAATTTCCATCCCTAGCGGCGGTGTTATCAGGGACCATCACGATCGTTGGGTCATTGGGTGCTACTCTCGGGTAGACGGCGGGAACGCGTTCAAAGCGGAAGCCTTAGCGTTGCGTGGTGTGCTCCAGCTAGCTTGGGACAAAGGCTTTCGACAAGTTATCTGTGATGTAGATTGTGTTGATTTAGTGAAGATTGTAGTTGATCCAGAAGCGGTTCAGCTTCACACAGAGTTCTTGGTGCTTTATTCAATTCGCCAGCTTATATCCATGGAGTGGGACGTGAAGTTGAATGATGTCCATCGTGATAGCAACGCTATAGCGGATTACTTAGCTTGGAGAGGTGCTGCAACTGGTTTGTGGGTGAGATTGAGAATCAGATTCGGATGTTGA
- the LOC130733175 gene encoding F-box/kelch-repeat protein At3g06240-like, whose product MKGRRGSIGSARATRSRRSNKSIPKKVDDYDEPELQQLIRNSFADLPSPITADILLRLPTKSILICKCVCKSWKAVISDPHFAQSHFQQVPADSMMIRAKTPDNQVSRILHLLEFEPENFENDEDDGQFWCCKRDLVIKAECNSNLKLENTLKLPFHWARRDKDKKKGSQKPSKSEDEIFINKVINSSNGLLCLSDQGKENFIACNPVTGEFIRLPKATRVDNTDEMPLHQKIYAGFGFQPKTNEYKVVRIFKKRYMIAQIHTLGTSTWRNLVVKSRYLTRLQFPTCVSGALHWIRVSDYEDKLSILCFNFETERFRSFPCPPHLFKMHCTTSVTMGELKGCLYVCASFSLSYHDTRVKMWIMKKYGFGESWTKVFSIDVTDLCNIGAKIRYHTYCLCWPVKHFKNGGGILMYHSFNWFIYYEPEKNGFKIFKGYGTKSRFKVIPHIPSLISLKDAVKRENIDVQNFHSSCAGLKLHEEIKVLFLAKVNAEARSMICTSSGEETVILET is encoded by the exons ATGAAAGGAAGAAGGGGGTCAATTGGCTCTGCTAGGGCTACCAGGTCCAGAAGAAGCAACAAGAGTATACCTAAGAAAGTTGATGATTATGATGAGCCAGAACTTCAACAGCTAATTAGGAATTCTTTTGCTGATCTTCCATCCCCCATCACTGCTGACATTCTGCTAAGACTTCCCACTAAGTCTATTCTCATTTGTAAATGTGTTTGCAAAAGTTGGAAAGCTGTAATCTCAGACCCACATTTTGCCCAATCACACTTTCAGCAAGTCCCGGCTGATTCCATGATGATCCGGGCCAAGACTCCGGATAATCAAGTGTCAAGAATCCTGCACCTTCTTGAGTTTGAgcctgaaaattttgaaaatgatgAGGATGATGGCCAATTCTGGTGCTGTAAGAGGGACTTGGTTATCAAAGCCGAATGCAACTCTAACTTGAAGCTTGAGAATACACTGAAgcttccttttcattgggccaGAAGAGATAAGGACAAGAAAAAGGGTAGTCAAAAGCCTAGCAAGTCAGAAGATGAGATATTCATTAATAAGGTGATCAATTCTTCTAATGGCTTGCTTTGTTTGTCTGATCAGGGCAAAGAAAATTTTATTGCTTGCAACCCAGTTACAGGTGAGTTCATAAGACTTCCAAAAGCTACTAGAGTTGATAATACTGATGAGATGCCCTTGCACCAAAAAATATACGCTGGTTTTGGTTTCCAACCTAAAACTAATGAATATAAGGTGGTAAGAATATTCAAGAAGCGTTATATGATTGCTCAAATACACACACTAGGAACATCAACATGGAGGAATCTTGTAGTCAAATCTAGGTATTTGACACGGCTTCAATTTCCTACTTGTGTGAGTGGTGCACTTCATTGGATCCGGGTCAGTGATTATGAAGACAAATTATCAATATTGTGTTTCAACTTTGAAACCGAGAGGTTTCGATCCTTCCCTTGTCCTCCTCATCTATTTAAAATGCATTGCACAACATCTGTCACCATGGGAGAATTAAAAGGGTGTCTTTATGTATGTGCTTCATTTTCTTTATCTTATCATGATACTCGTGTCAAAATGTGGATCATGAAGAAATATGGTTTTGGAGAATCATGGACTAAGGTTTTCAGCATTGATGTGACTGATCTTTGTAACATTGGTGCTAAGATTAGATATCACACGTATTGTTTATGTTGGCCAGTAAAACACTTTAAGAATGGTGGTGGTATATTGATGTATCATTCCTTCAATTGGTTTATCTACTATGAACCTGAAAAGAATggattcaaaattttcaaaggtTATGGGACTAAATCAAGATTTAAGGTTATTCCTCATATTCCTAGTCTCATCTCATTGAAGGATGCTGTGAAAAGAGAGAACATCGATGTGCAGAATTTTCACTCAAG TTGTGCAGGGTTAAAATTGCACGAAGAAATTAAAGTTCTTTTCTTGGCTAAAGTGAACGCTGAAGCGAGAAGTATGATCTGCACATCATCTGGTGAAGAAACTGTCATTCTGGAAACTTAA